The following coding sequences lie in one Phragmites australis chromosome 8, lpPhrAust1.1, whole genome shotgun sequence genomic window:
- the LOC133927069 gene encoding uncharacterized protein LOC133927069 codes for MTDIPKSTARQLVMQLLNCISFLLGLAILSATIGPFVTIAHRELMMVTGSKRGVEFKLELSVDKTTTDEEIRSNILTGRKLAFGDAVMEQDTRNSGGKTSSGEIKNYSINSRAPSNLKDISSSRMQAGPSMNRVKLEGSTSELALNIPNPRHIRTLPSKHSSGDSNAGSKHALRNSIVRSTLYKIHEDWKEKMLEASDEVLKYLNKDYHGSPRKRRPVHN; via the exons ATGACAGACATACCTAAAAGCACGGCCAGACAGTTAGTTATGCAGCTGTTAAACTGTATAAGCTTCTTGCTTGGGCTGGCCATCCTCTCGGCCACCATTGGACCCTTCGTCACCATTGCACATAGAG AATTGATGATGGTAACTGGCAGTAAGAGAGGAGTAGAGTTCAAGCTG GAACTTAGTGTTGACAAAACCACAACAGATGAGGAAATCAGAAGCAATATATTGACAGGACGAAAGCTGGCTTTTGGAGATGCAGTCATGGAGCAGGACACAAGGAATTCTGGAGGCAAAACAAGCTCAG GAGAAATTAAGAATTATTCAATTAACTCACGTGCGCCTTCAAACCTAAAG GATATTAGTAGCTCCAGGATGCAGGCAGGACCATCCATGAACAGAGTAAAACTAGAAGGAAGCACATCAGAGCTAGCACTGAACATTCCAAATCCTCGACATATCAGAACATTGCCATCCAAACATTCTTCCGGGGATTCAAATGCAGGCTCCAAACATGCACTGAGGAATTCAATCGTTCGCAGCACCTTATATAAAATTCATGAGGATTGGAAGGAGAAAATGTTAGAGGCCAGTGATGAAGTTCTGAAATATCTTAACAAGGATTACCATGGCTCTCCCCGTAAGAGGAGACCTGTTCATAACTAA
- the LOC133927068 gene encoding nuclear intron maturase 4, mitochondrial-like: protein MSFLASGRGRLLRELSRRRPPRHGQGGRAACFRRYVAHHLSLDGVDDAAEKAVEPPPALAPPVSLAKSLASLAEESAAAAQRQRKPLSRMERKRLAELRIKKRVKAQYLNGKFYDLMGKVVANADTLEDAYDIVRLNSNVDLASAKDDVCFVTLAEQLRSSAFDVGVNTFSVVAKRQGRGGRLVLPRLNLKVVQEAVRVVLEVVYRPQFSKISHGCRSGRGYHSALRFIANEIGVPDWCFTVSMHKEVDSNVTSKLISLIKEKIEDTQLVAFMQDMFDAKVINLVFGEYPKGHGLPQEGVLAPILMNLYLDSFDHEVFRICLKHEGLGSEATKVSEPHGSNLRRWFRSQLKGRDENIEDQKDCQTKIRLYACRYMDEIFVAVAGSRNAAEVIKSEIVAYLRKSLYLDIDDRLYLMPVRRNSRGLQFAGIVVRVETKENAKLKAVHKLKEKIGLFASQKQEIWDAMNLRVGKKWLAYGLRRVKESEIKSLGLSTPLLDHVAQFRKEGMKTDHWFKTLLKVWMQDVNAKNELNEDVLLSKYIAEPALPQDLRDAFYNFQKQAKDYISSETAATEALLSNLKNKESISACTDGDVIKIHAPLRYIQKCLHRYGLINLEGFPRHVSALVLQDDDLIVSWFAGIINRWMRWFSEVDNFKELQLMLVECVRKSCIRTLSAKYRMYEKLTEKRFELDDHGIPRVEDFEAIIKPLESTYSLASTDEALMYGISCSGLFVLTLSRVRVPARQFKCFVIGCQSASPSMYVLHVKEKQRFPGWRTGFASSIHGSLDGRRIGLCTQHVKDLYLGHISLQSVDFDSLVNIACICERQLSGMPVDYSKIESEPTF, encoded by the exons ATGTCCTTCCTTGCGTCCGGTCGCGGCCGCCTCCTCCGGGAGCTCTCTAGGCGCCGCCCGCCGCGTCACGGGCAAG GAGGTCGCGCTGCGTGCTTCCGCCGGTACGTGGCGCACCACCTCTCGCTCGATGGAGTTGACGACGCGGCGGAGAAAGCCGTGGAACCTCCGCCGGCGCTGGCGCCACCGGTGTCTCTGGCGAAGAGCCTTGCTTCCCTCGCCGAGGAGTCGGCCGCGGCCGCCCAGAGGCAGAGGAAGCCCTTGTCGCGCATGGAGCGGAAGCGGTTGGCCGAGCTCCGCATCAAGAAGAGGGTCAAGGCGCAGTACCTGAACGGCAAGTTCTACGACCTCATGGGCAAGGTGGTGGCGAACGCTGACACGTTGGAGGATGCCTATGACATTGTCCGGCTTAACTCAAACGTTGATTTAGCGTCTGCAAAAGATGATGTCTGCTTTGTCACGCTGGCGGAGCAGCTCAGGAGCAGTGCGTTTGATGTTGGAGTGAATACTTTCTCGGTGGTGGCGAAGAGGCAAGGAAGAGGAGGGCGGCTTGTTCTTCCAAGGCTGAACTTGAAAGTTGTTCAGGAAGCGGTAAGGGTGGTGCTTGAGGTTGTGTACAGACCTCAATTCTCAAAGATATCACATGGTTGTCGGAGTGGGCGAGGGTATCACTCAGCTCTCAGGTTCATAGCCAATGAAATTGGGGTTCCGGATTGGTGCTTTACTGTCTCCATGCACAAAGAGGTTGATAGCAATGTAACCTCTAAGCTTATTTCACTAATAAAGGAGAAGATTGAGGACACCCAGTTGGTTGCATTCATGCAAGATATGTTTGATGCCAAGGTGATCAATTTGGTATTTGGTGAGTACCCCAAGGGCCATGGGCTTCCGCAAGAAGGAGTACTTGCACCAATCCTGATGAACTTATATCTTGACAGTTTCGACCATGAGGTGTTTAGGATTTGCTTGAAACATGAAGGCCTTGGTTCAGAGGCAACAAAAGTTTCAGAACCCCATGGGTCAAATTTGCGTCGCTGGTTTCGGAGTCAACTGAAGGGCAGGGATGAAAATATTGAAGATCAGAAAGATTGTCAGACAAAGATAAGGCTATACGCTTGTAGATATATGGATGAGATTTTTGTTGCAGTTGCTGGATCTAGAAATGCTGCAGAAGTTATAAAATCTGAAATTGTTGCTTACTTGAGAAAATCACTTTATCTGGATATCGATGATAGATTGTATCTTATGCCAGTCAGAAGGAACTCCCGGGGCTTACAGTTTGCTGGAATCGTGGTCAGAGTAGAAACAAAGGAAAATGCTAAACTGAAAGCTGTGCATAAGCTGAAGGAGAAGATTGGTTTGTTTGCTTCTCAAAAGCAAGAGATATGGGACGCTATGAATCTTAGAGTAGGAAAGAAGTGGTTGGCCTATGGTTTGAGAAGGGTAAAAGAGAGTGAGATCAAGTCACTTGGTCTTAGCACCCCTTTGCTGGATCACGTTGCACAATTTAGGAAAGAGGGAATGAAGACAGATCATTGGTTCAAAACTTTACTAAAGGTATGGATGCAGGATGTCAATGCCAAAAATGAGCTTAATGAGGATGTTCTCCTTTCAAAATACATTGCTGAACCAGCACTTCCTCAAGATCTGAGAGATGCATTCTACAACTTTCAGAAGCAAGCTAAAGATTACATCTCATCAGAAACTGCTGCTACAGAAGCATTGCTGTCCAATTTAAAGAACAAGGAATCAATTAGTGCCTGCACTGATGGCGATGTCATTAAAATTCATGCACCTCTTCGCTATATCCAGAAGTGCCTTCATCGCTATGGTCTAATCAATCTCGAAGGTTTCCCAAGACATGTTTCAGCCCTTGTCTTGCAAGATGACGACTTAATAGTAAGTTGGTTTGCAGGAATAATTAATCGTTGGATGAGATGGTTCTCTGAGGTTGATAATTTTAAAGAACTTCAGCTTATGTTGGTTGAATGTGTCAGGAAATCTTGCATCCGGACATTATCGGCGAAGTACCGAATGTATGAAAAATTGACAGAAAAGCGGTTTGAACTTGATGATCATGGCATTCCAAGGGTTGAGGATTTTGAGGCAATAATTAAACCTTTAGAATCTACTTATTCTTTGGCTTCCACTGATGAAGCTTTGATGTATGGCATTTCTTGTAGTGGTTTATTTGTGCTAACACTGTCAAGAGTTAGAGTCCCTGCCAGACAATTCAAATGCTTTGTCATTGGCTGCCAATCTGCATCACCAAGTATGTATGTGCTTCATGTGAAGGAGAAACAGCGTTTTCCTGGATGGAGAACGGGTTTCGCATCATCAATTCATGGGAGTTTGGATGGTAGACGAATTGGATTGTGCACCCAGCATGTTAAAGACCTATATCTGGGACACATCTCCCTTCAATCAGTTGATTTTGATTCCCTG GTAAACATAGCATGCATTTGTGAGAGACAACTAAGTGGTATGCCTGTGGACTACTCCAAAATTGAAAGTGAGCCTACATTTTGA
- the LOC133927070 gene encoding nudix hydrolase 2-like produces the protein MAAHSLSSLPITRSPLARRGLPDSPASRGLCSSRTRPLGLRGRSRRALLGAGGGGRRQRGGLGCRAMSSSTNSTVATELAVAERSGNVEPLPFVNDKHGGIIVEMTTPMDPEVFSASLKASLAKWREQGIRGVWIKLPITLSNLIPPAVEEGFWYHHAEETYLMLAYWLPNTTHTLPVNATHRVGVGAFVMNDKREVLAVQEKSGVLRGLGVWKFPTGVVEPGEDINIGAVREVKEETGIDAEFVEVLAFRQSHKAFFDKSDLFFVCLLRPLSFDITKQDSEIEACQWMPIEEFAAQPFVQKHELVKYILEVSLAKVDKEYAGFSPILIKSAFTDRQSFFYLNRRDLDKASGSSNM, from the exons ATGGCCGCCCACTCGCTCTCCTCGCTCCCCATCACGCGCTCGCCGCTCGCACGCCGCGGTCTCCCGGACTCCCCGGCGTCCCGAGGCCTCTGCTCCTCGCGCACGCGGCCCCTCGGCCTCCGTGGCCGCTCCCGCCGCGCGCTCCTCGGAGCAGGAG GCGGAGGGAGAAGACAGAGAGGTGGATTGGGCTGCAGAGCCATGTCAAGTTCCACGAATTCAACAGTGGCCACGGAGCTGGCAGTGGCTGAGAGGAGTGGGAATGTTGAGCCTCTACCTTTTGTCAATGATAAACATGGAGGTATCATTGTTGAGATGACGACTCCGATGGATCCTGAAGTGTTTTCAGCTTCCTTGAAAGCATCGTTGGCGAAATGGAGGGAGCAG GGAATAAGAGGTGTCTGGATAAAATTGCCCATCACGCTTTCCAACCTTATTCCACCAGCAGTAGAG GAAGGATTCTGGTACCATCATGCAGAGGAAACTTACTTAATGCTTGCATACTGGCTTCCAAACACAACACATACGTTACCAGTAAATGCAACCCATCGTGTGGGGGTTGGAGCTTTTGTAATGAATGACAAAAGAGAG GTCTTGGCTGTCCAAGAAAAGAGCGGTGTACTTCGAGGCCTAGGTGTATGGAAATTTCCAACTGGAGTAGTTGAGCCA GGGGAAGATATAAACATTGGAGCCGTAAGAGAAGTAAAAGAAGAGACAGGG ATTGATGCAGAATTTGTTGAAGTGCTGGCCTTCAG GCAGAGCCACAAAGCTTTTTTTGATAAATCGGATCTGTTTTTTGTATGCCTGTTACGACCACTTTCATTTGATATTACTAAGCAAGACTCAGAAATTGAGGCGTGCCAG TGGATGCCAATAGAGGAATTTGCTGCACAACCGTTTGTCCAGAAACATGAGCTCGTGAAGTACATTCTTGAGGTCAGTTTGGCCAAGGTCGACAAAGAATATGCTGGATTCTCACCAATCCTCATAAAATCAGCATTCACGGACAGACAATCCTTCTTTTACTTGAACCGGAGGGACCTGGACAAAGCCTCAGGATCCAGTAATATGTAA